The DNA window CTTTACCCAGTTGTCGTCAAATCCAAGTAATCTGTATGAATAGGTTGCTGTATTTGAGATCTCATAATCCATTGCAGAGAATTCAATAGAGAAAGATTTGTCCTTTTCATGCAACTTTAAACAATTAGCCTGTGATATATCTACATCAATATAGTTCCCCTTGCCAGGATAGATAATCTCATTTAAAACACTAAGTCTGGTGAAGATAACCTTTTCATTTAATGATTTTGGCTGTATTTTATTCCCGTCAATCGCAATTAATCCTCCCATATTACCAAAATAAAGATTATGATTAATGCGTGATTTGCAATATGCATTCCAGTAAAATTGGTTACTTATTAATCCATCTTCTTTGGTGTAGTTAATAAATTTATTTGTGCTGGGATTATAGTAGGAAACCCCATTGCAAGTACTCAGCCAAAGACATCCTCTCTGATCTTCAAGAATACCCAGGACACAATTATTGGCTAGCCCTTGTGTCGTTGTGAATGATTGGAACTGATAGTTCTCATTATCTCGTGATAATAGTTTGTATAAACCATATCCGTTACTTCCCAGCCAGATTGTTCCGTTGGATGATTCGTAAAGACAGTTTATTTTGTCAACACAATGAGAATCAGGCTTGTTACTTTTATATTTTAAATACTTATATGAAAAGTGTGAATGATTCCTGGCAAATGATTTTAAGTCGATTATCATTGCTCCGTCCGAAGTTCCTATCCACAACTTGTTTTTCTTATCGATTAGTGAGCCTATTGTACCCAGAATATTCATTGTTACACTGAAAGGAAAAGGAGAAATAAGTTTTTTAATTTTTATATCATAGAAATAAATGCCTCTGTTCGATCCAATCCAAATACCCTTATTAATAGGATCATAGCACAGAGCTCCCACAAAATTAATATTGAAATCGGGGTGAGTGCCGGAAGTTATGTTTTCAAATGTAGGATGAGCAATATTGCTCATGTCGAGTATATTTATACCTCCTCCCCAGGTCCCTATCCAAAGATGGTTATATTCATCAGCTGTTATTGCACTTACTGAATTATGACTAAGAGAACTGTTCCCCGATGTAATATGAATAAACTTATCACTATCTTTTCTTTTCAGATTGAGTCCTCCCTCTACTGTCCCTACCCATAGATTTCCTGTTTTATCTTCATAAATAGCATTGACCGGATTTCTGGATATGGATCCCGGATCGTTATTATTATATATGTAATTGTGTATTGAAAGCTTCTTGGGGGCAATCTTGTTCAAACCTCCTGCTTCAGTACCCACCCAGATAAGATTCTTATCAACAAGCAAGCAATTAATGAAATCGCAGTTTATGCTATAACATTCGTCCTTTTCATCACGATTGATATGCATAAAATTATCGTTTATAGGATCATAGAAGTTGAGTCCTTTTAAAGTTGCTACAATTAATTGCTTATCATTTGTTTCAGCGAGGTCAGTAACCTGGTTCTGTGAAATAGAACCTTGCACACTTTCATTATGCACATAGTGTTTTATAGATTCATTTGTTTTGTTGTATCTGAATAGTCCGCGATCACTACCTATCCACACTTCATTTTCTTTTTCAAAGATTACGTTTATATAGCTGCCTTTTACTAATTTCAGCTTATCAGAAATAGTTGAAAGTACAAGTTTTCCGGACCTATTGGTCAACACCTTAAATATAGTGCTATTATACCGAGGGCACTGAAAAAGTTGTCCCTTCTGAAATTTTGAAAATCCATTTATCTAAAAGGGAGCTCAAAATCTACTAAAATAGATTTTGAGTTCTCTTCTTTTTTAAAGTAATATTTATGGGCTACACAGGTTAATTTGGCTTGCAGTCTGGTTATATATCTTCCAATAACATGGAAAAGAACTTTCTTACATTAATTTGAGTATTCTTTTTATATTAGCAGCAAAGATTGTCATAGCCCCCTGCATTTCCATGCATGACAATCCATATGATAATGCCCTGTCATATCCATAGGAATGTTTAAGTTCTGAGTTTTTGGCTTCTATTTTGTAGCGTTCTCTTGCTTTCTTTTTAAATTCTTCAGTCTGTTGAAAATCAAGTTGTTCTTTCTGCTCGTCTGTTTTTATCGAAAGTGAATAAGTTTTTGACTTTGCTCCATCTTTATAGCATCCTTTCCGCCTTGAGCACACCCTGCATTTCTCTACATCAAAATAATAGGTTGTGGTTTGATTCCATGCTCCATTCTTTTTGCCTTGAACCGCTTTACGGACTGCCATATGTCCTGCTGGGCAGACAAACATTCCGGCATCCTTGTTAAAATCAAACTTGTCTTCATCCTTTCTGAACCCGTTTAGGGAAGGATTCAATTTAGATATCAGTTCAAATCCTGTATTCTTTTCTTTAGAGCGCTTTAAGTTGTCTTTACCAGAATAGGCGGTATCACCAATTACCGTATCAACTGCCATACCATTTTTACGGCTTTGTTCCACTAGATTCACCAACTGCGCCCCATCCCCCTTCTCTCCAGAAGTTACAACCGCAGCTGTAATAATGCGTTCATCACTCATCGCAATGTGCGTCTTATATCCGAAGAAGGAACTATCTTCCGTCTTGTGACCGATACGCGCATCCTCGTCTTTTGAAGTCGTATAATGGTCCTCTATGTCTTCTTCAGTCTCTTTTAACATGTTGAGACGTTCCTTTATTTTAGGTATATTGATCAGAATCTCTTCTTTTTCAATCCGGTCAATAAGTTGAACTGTATATTCCAGCTCATGTTTTAAATCGTCATCTTCATTTTTATCCGGAAGAGTACCTTTCAGACTGTCATCTACTTCATAGAGAACCTTGCGCAACTGTCTGGAACGCATTTTAAGTATCTCTATCGGTTTATAAGGGTTGGAACGAGAAGCTGAGTGAGTGGCATCTACAATAATAGTCTTTGATTGTATGATCCCCTTTTCAATGGCAATAGAAACAGTCTTGCCCACAAGCAAATCTAGTAGAGCCATATCCTTCAGACGT is part of the uncultured Bacteroides sp. genome and encodes:
- a CDS encoding IS1182 family transposase encodes the protein MLPQQETIPLSSYSDLYNLIIPENNLLRRINDLIDFSFIHKELVDKYSHDNGRTAESPIRMFKYLLLKTIYDISDVDVVERSRYDMSFKYFLGMVPEDDVINPSSLCKFRKLRLKDMALLDLLVGKTVSIAIEKGIIQSKTIIVDATHSASRSNPYKPIEILKMRSRQLRKVLYEVDDSLKGTLPDKNEDDDLKHELEYTVQLIDRIEKEEILINIPKIKERLNMLKETEEDIEDHYTTSKDEDARIGHKTEDSSFFGYKTHIAMSDERIITAAVVTSGEKGDGAQLVNLVEQSRKNGMAVDTVIGDTAYSGKDNLKRSKEKNTGFELISKLNPSLNGFRKDEDKFDFNKDAGMFVCPAGHMAVRKAVQGKKNGAWNQTTTYYFDVEKCRVCSRRKGCYKDGAKSKTYSLSIKTDEQKEQLDFQQTEEFKKKARERYKIEAKNSELKHSYGYDRALSYGLSCMEMQGAMTIFAANIKRILKLM